The region TTATGCCATGCTCGCAAAACAGGCGACTCAATTGGATATGGAAAAGCGAGTCGATTGGATATGGCAGCGGACTTGTACAGAACGTGTTAGATTCTTCTGTGGTTGGTTTTTGAATCGTTTGAATATGAACCAGTTTTGGTTCCGGAAGTCGATGATCGCTAATGCAGCTTGCACAATGTGTGGGGCAGAAGTGGAGTCCGTAGGCCCTATTTTCTGCGAGCGTTTGGCAGCGAAAGAACTTTGGCTGGCTCTCCCGGTTGAACAATCTGCAGGTAGCAGCAAAATTGTGGTAAGATGCAGTTAGCAAACTTTTTCTTGCCTTGGGGTGTCTTGTTTGTAACTGCCTTGTAGAGCTTGTGGAAGTGTCTAAAGAAGTTTATTATCCAAGGTCATACCTACTCTGTGGTGCAAATCTTAAGCTATGCTCAGAAATTTGCAAGTGACATCAGCAAAGCTATGAACTCGGTTAGAAGCGATGGCATGCAGGAATTTGCATTTTGAATATTGATGGAGCAGTTAAATCGGATTCCGCTTTTGGCTTCTGCTGGAGGGTTATTACGAGACGAGACAATGAATTGGGTTGGGGGTTTTATGCTGAAAATTGGATTGACAGAATGGAACTTTGGGGGTCCGAATGGGATTATGCCTTGCGAAGTCATTGCGCTGATCGTCGAACTTATGCATTACTAGTGATTCAGTTTTTGAAAAGATTCCGTGAGAATTATCACCCAATTAAAGATTGTTTAGACTTTAATCAGTGAAGGGTGAGCAGTAGAAGTTGGACACATTTTTGGTTAAGGGAACGGATCACTTGGCCAATTTAACACAAGATTTGAGCCTCCTTCAATTCCGCAGTTGCAATAGTAGTGGAAGGAATTGTGAAGAAAAGCAATATGGATTTACTTGTAAGCGAAGGTGGGATTGATTTGTAATAATAGCGTAGGAACACCAATTAATTGGGGGCGGCTACTTACATAATTTGGAGCAATCTCATTCTTTAATCTTCAGTAACCATTTTTGGGAAGCCAACAAAAGCATGTATTAGAAACCATTTTACAAGTAATGTAGATGTAAATTCACTGCTACTCCACCCAAatatatctattttctttttaccaatgaaaaatcaaaatataaattatatagttATCTAAACATTGTGATAATTTAAAGGATACAACTTTAAACATATAAGCGtgtaatattttctattttaaagatAATGAATGATGCTTAGTTTAAGtattatatacaaaaaaaaaaaagtattttgttCAACCATTTAAAAAGTCTCTTCTATTTTCAATTGTTTTCGTCATTAGTATTTATTGTTGTCAAAATTTGCTTACAATTATATTTACGAAGTTTATAATGATTTCTTTTGAAGTTGGTATAATTACGTGGCGagcaaataaatttattattttaaaatataataaattaaatttcaaatttcattcgagtacaaaatagattttttttaaaaagtttaatattAAAATCTGACATTCCAAATTGATGCATAGTTCTGCACCCTTCGCTATATATGCAAGTATCATGATGTCCAAGACCAACAGCAACAAAGATAACAAAACCTTAAGACCAAACTTAATAAACAAATATGAGGCAAACCTTGTCTTCTTCCTTTGTCACCCCTCTCTTTCTCtgcattttcttcttctttgtttcCATTTCAACCTCCCATGGCTTAACCGCCACCAATGACAGTCTCATACGCAAGACCTGCAAGAAATGCGCCCAAAGCGACCCAAACCTCAGCTACAATTTCTGCGTCACCTCTCTTCAAGCAGCTCCCCACAGCCACTACGCCAACGACCTTCGCCAACTCGGCAAGATTTCCATCACCCTACTTGGCCGCAACGTAACCAACACAAGGTCTCACATTAAGGAACTGTTGAAGAACCAAAAGAAGATGGACCCTTTCGTCAGATCATGCTTGCACGATTGCTTTGATCTTTATTCCGATGCTATCCCTACAACCAAACAGGCCCTCCAAGATTACAAGGCCAAGCACTACGACGATGCTAACATTGATGTGAGTTCGGTGATGGATGCTACTACAACTTGTGAAGATGGgttcaaagaaaaagaaggctTGGTTTCGCCATTGACGAAGAGGAACAACGATGCCTTCATGTTGTCTGCTATTTCGCTTTCCATTATTAACATGATTCGCTTGAATGGTGATTCAATTTAATTGTTTCTTTGTGTTTTTTCTAATATTCTTCAACAAAGTTTTTAGGGAAGCTTTCATTGAAGCCAACTTTGAAGATTGAAGAGTAACTAGTAATTTATATTTGTCTTGAAGTTTACAATTAATAATCTGCTAGTTAGTGTTCTTGATGATGTAGTTTTAATGTTGATCACATTAATCCAAAGAATAAAGGAATTATATTTGTGCTTTCATCCTGCTTAAACTAGAATTGAGattgatttaattttaagtaaGTTGTATCATTTTAGATTTAAGTTATTATAAGTTTGAGTTGTTTTGAACTAGTAATTccaattcaaaattcaattttttgaatGGGGTCATTAGGATTTTTGGTCATTTTAAGCTTTAGATACTTCAAGTTCAAgcaatttcgtgtttgaattaaTTTTGGTTCGAggtaattcattttttttttacttcacattcaaatcattccatgttattattattttgagctGAGTTAATTTGGATTCGAACTTTCAAATCATTAatcttttttatgattaaatattcAAGATTAGATACGAAAAAAGTTGGATCACAAACAAATGAACAGTACCAGCAAATATTAAGGTGCAATAGTAAGGTAATGTGTTCGAATCTTAAAAATAAGATTGTTAAAAAGAATAACCACCAACCTCAAACatgaatcataaaataaaacatgaaagataaaaggaaaaagaaacagTGGCTAAAGCCTGCCAATTCCATCTTTAGATAGCtttaacaataataaattaatacctaccAAATTTGTAGCTTCTGTAACAACAAAGTGCTTAGACTCTGGGGTGTGCCTCGCATTTATCAGACTCTTTGTAGGCACTTAGAAAGACGATTGACGAGCAAACGAAGAAGGCCCAAAATAGGTCCGTCGTCTCGACGTCACGATGAGGAGCGTCGGGACGACGCGACAATGTCTGAAACGGAGGGGCAGAGATGATGTTGCGACAAGGCGAATCTCAACGTGGCAACTTGGCAACGTGTTTCCACAAATACTgagtttcttctcctagttaaattttactattttttttccaattgaacTCTGATTAATCTAGGaatattttagtcatattagGACTTTAATATTAACCTATTTAAATGGCTTGTGTAATCCTATTTAGAGAGTTAATAGAATATCTCTTACGTGAGTTTTGGGGAGATTTTTTAAAGCTTTGTAATCAGTTCTTGGGTTCAagattatttttgtttctttatcttgTACTTCTCTTATGATATTTTTCGTTTTAGTGAAGTCTCCTTTActcatggttttttatccttttcAGAGGGATTTTTCCATGTAAATATTTGTATcctaatttttcttttctctctttgtttttatttgttaCTTATatgggtcgatccccaacaaacTAGTATCAGATCTTGGTTTGAATTTCACAATCAACTCGTTTAGAGATGGCAATGAgatacaatgtaacaccccttacccgacccGTTCGCCAGATCCGAATAacaggatgtcacattcgttgctaGAGCAACCTACGTCAAATAATTCAAACTTATATACAGTTTATATAATTACAATTCATATACCATAAAATATAGTAAATTGAGATTTATACGAGTCTAATTGtgaaattcaagcatgaaatgagattgaattgtaaaatttcaaaattttaaagttgcTATCAATATTTATTTACTGGGTATCAATACGTAATGAAAAGTATTGATACGTAatgaaaagtatcgatacttatataaatatcgataccattttggcattttatttggtttttaaaactattcataaagtcaagtatcgataccaaatgccAAAATATTGATACTTAAGCCCAGAAATGGTAAAATTCCATTTTTAAAATGTTCATTTCATACCAAAATCACCTAAGCTCAAATGGTACCTCTTAAAcacaattataaacataaaaaccATCAACTTAATACTTACCTATTCATTTCCAACATGTCAAAAATATCACTTTAACAGTCAACCTAATACCTAACCAATATGTTTTTAAGGCACCTCAACAAGTTCAACTCTTTTAAGAACAACCAAAAGAGCACTTATATATATACCACTTCAATAGACCTTAAATGAAACTTTCACTATCATCTAATCAAACATCAAATGACCATTCAAACAATTTCATGTTTAGTCaccaagcttaccaaatcatCATTCCATAACCAAGCATCAATCAAAGCatatcacataacatatcattttctccaccattaaaatattaaacatataatcCAAGTTACCTAACAAGATAACAACATAACTATTTccaatacatacatatacatctATATACATAAATTCCAAAATGCCAACCAAAATACTCTATATTCATTATAACCATTAGACATCTTAAGTACATGCCTAGACCAAAATGAATACATTACCAACTCTTGAATCTAGGATTGTCGTTAGATGCTGAAGTTGACGATCAAATCACGAAGTACATAACCCGCGCACGGAAAATAAAATCGTACgttgagtataactcagtggtatttctataatctaaacactataacataacataatatattttagTAACATGAGTTGAAAATGCATGATGTTATGCAATTTAATATGTCATTTAACTATTTCTCATTTTCTTGGATCAAAACAATTATAACTTGACAATATCTAAGCATATGATCAACAACTTCTTGTAGTTAATAAACATGTCTAACATTGTATCAACACATACTACAAATATGCATTCCTTTTCACATATCACTTCCATTTACTAACCATttgtcatttcaatatcaatttcgCATCTCTTATAGATCTTTCAATCACTTGAACTTTTGAGGACTTATCCAACATCAACATTCTAATTATAAACCTTCTATTTCCATCATTTATTCAAACATATGACATCATTAATTAGCTCAACATCTATTCAATttcttatttatataaatatacacatatttcacatttgttcaatttagtccacatgaacataaatcaattcaaatcaatccaatacATCTCATAAGCACAAAGTGTCTCACCTTATGTTCTTACCATGCTCAAAAAATTCAATATGCAACAAATTTCAAATAGTTCGggttatagaaacacaaaccgtaaacTTCAAGCTATTTATCgatgactttatcttttcctttctattttgaggAATCTAGGTCGATGTTAGCTATAGAGTAACATAAATGCAccaaatcatcaatacacaatCATTTTCACATTCAATTGTTAATTTATgtgactttttcattttattcaatttagtccctaaaattaggactaacataactttcaaattaaACCTCAAATTTTTATACCAATTTCACTCTAGGCCTAATTTggctttttatttttcatttctaccacaaattttggattttgtttaatttagtccctattgcacaaaatcatcaattagctttataatttagtccttttcaataCTAAACTTGAAATCtatcaaattggtccctaaaaCTTAAATTACTCAACAATGGTAACATCCTCAAacataacaataacaaaaaataCAACATGGGTCAGCTAGTTTGAGTTCCCAAGAtttcgaaaacataaaaaatacaagaaaatgactaaattaaacataccaattgaagcttgaaattttgaaaatccTAACCCATGCGTCCCTAATTTTTCTTCTCCTATTAAGTTAGTTTGATGAAAGATGGAAGAATGCTTTTTGGTTTTCTTCCACtaaccttattttattatatttgttatgttttattttattataatattttatttaatttaataaaaaattatcaattaatcaTCACTAAACTATCCATTATCGTCCACTATAATTAACATAATGGTTTAATTGCCACTTAAGTCCCTTGTCCATGTTTTAGTTAGAGATTACTCTAGCAATTGTACTTTTactagttttacaatttagtctttgtacttttactAACAATTGTACTTTTTGGTTTTCTTCCTATATTTATGGCCTCGATTTATGGAAACGAAGTCCCGAAACTGCATTTTCTAATACCATTGACTTTAGAATCGAAacacttgtaccttaattaacgaTCAGGTTGAAAAAATTAGAAGACCAAACTTTAATTGaactttatattaaataattaatatttatggactcaaaTATCTGAAAATGGGGTTCTAAAACCACCGTTTCCAATACCACTgacttttgggtcgttacatacAATATCGAGAAGTTTAATAGGACCACAAATTTTAGTTTATAGCAAGTCCGAATGACGACAATTTTGGTTTAGTACGGCTTGAAGAAGGCTGTTACAGGGCAAAATTCTGTGGATACAAATTAATCAAAATGGGaggagcttgatgagaaggctCTGTCAACAATTCAATTATTTCTCACGAACAATATGTTATAGGAGGTGCTTATAGAGAAAACGACAATAGCCTTATGGAGAAAATTAGAAGCTCTTTATATGACAATCTCTTGCAAATCGCTTGGTATTGAAACAACTATTATACACATTCCGTATGGCTAAAGGTGAGTCTATTAGGGCTCATATCACTGAATTTTTTAGTCTCCTAAATGGTTTGATGAATGTTGAGGCCAACAtagacgatgaagatcaggctatgctattactGTGTTCTTTACCCATTTCATATAAAACTTTTAGGGAAACCCTGATTTATGGTAAAGAGAGACTCTAGTTTGAGGACGTGAAGGGAAAGTTATTGAGCAAGGAAAAACTTGATAATGAGTTAGGTTCGGGAAACAAGTCTAGTATTCAAGCCTCACTTTTGGTTGCTAGAGGTAGGCAACAATCTAAAGATTCAAGTCAGAACAAATCTAGGTCAAGATTGAAGTTAAGGAATTGTAACAAAAAATATAACTATTGCAAGAAGTTAGGTAACATAAAGGTAGAATGTTatagttgaaaaataaaaataggagggCTATTAAGAGCGATGAGGAACATAATGCTGAGGTAGCCAATGCTAGTGTAGCCGAGGATAATGGTAATGATTGGTTGTTGGTGTCTACAACTGAAAGGTCTAAACTTACGTtcgagtggattttggattcgggatgCTCTTTTCGTATGTGTCCAAATAAGGAATTGTTTTCCACAtatagttcagttgaaggtggagttgtgcttaTGGGGAATAATTCACCCTTTAAATTAATCAGTATTGGCGTCATTCAGATCAAAATGAACAACGAAATCATTAGGACATTATCAAATGCCAGGCATGTGCCTGACTTgaaaaagaatctcatctccttgggaAATTTAGACTCGAAGGATTGTAGGATCGCCATAGAGTCAAATAGAATTAAAGAATCTCGAGGAACAAATATTCTGATGAGAAGTCGAAAGACCGACAGTCtttatgttttgcagggttcaaCGGTGACCGGTAAAGCAACAATTTCCTCATCTGTTAAGGAGTCAGAGTTGACTTGTTTGAAGCATAAACGACTTAGTCATATAAGCGAAAAATGTATGACTGTTTTGAATAAGTGAGGTTCTCTTCTGGGTACCGGAGTTGGAAAGATAGAACACTATTTTTATGGGAAGCAGACATAAGTCAACTTTGATTTGGCACTTTAGAAAACAAAAAGTCTTTCAATTTCAAAGTTCATGTTTTGCTTGGACTCGAGTAATATTCTTAAAGATCAAGTTAGGCCCATGATGGGCATTGGCATAGAAGGCGTGTTAAATAAGAGTCAAGGTAGAGATTTGTGGGGTGTGCTTCGTATTTATCGGGCTCTTTACAGGTACTTAAAAAGATGATCGACATGTAACCGAAAAAGGCACAAAATAGAATTGATGTCACGACGAGGAGCGTTGGGATGATGCGACAATGTTTGAAATGATGAATTAGAGACGATTTCACAGTGAGGAAATTCTCAACATCGCGACGTGTTCCAACAAATACTGAGTTTCTTCTCCGAGTTAAACTTTGCTATCTTTTCCCAGTTGAACTTTAATTAATCTAGGaatattttagtcatattagGACTTTAATATTAGTCTATTTAAAAGGCCTTTGTAACCCTATTTAGAGAGTTAACAAAATATCTTTTACGTGAGATTTGAAGAAGGGTTTTAGGGAGAGTTTTTTAGAGAGTTTTGTATTCAGGTTTTAGGTTTGGgattattttttgtttctttatcttgTACTCTTCTTTCTGTATTTTCCATTTTAGTGAAGTCTCCTTTtcccatggttttttatcctcttcggaggaGTTTTTctacatatatatttgtatacgtaatttttttcttttcgttcTTGTTTGTTACTTATACGGATCGATCCCTAACATAAACAATTTTCTCTATTCTTTTACTGGTATCAATGGCAATAGTACTTACTAATTGTTTGCCCCTTAAATAATTTCAACAACTTAAAGGAAACAATGATATGAGGATAACAAGAAAACAATACAAGCAATTGAAACGTAAGAAACATATGCAACAGAAAAAAAGTTTATTGCAAGTTGAAGTATCTGCAGTTGTTTGTTGTAAAAGAAAGTTGAAGGTATCCCACCAAAACATTATGCAGATTGTCAATCTTAATCCCATTTATAATATAAACACCTAAAATGTCGAACAAAAATAGAGTCCAAAGATATTGTTCTTctttttgaatgaaattcaacAAGATACGCATTGCTTTGCGTAGATCAACCAGCAATTGGATGGGTATATACTTAAATGGATAAGTATTGGTAGAACTCAAGATGAAAAAATCTTGAAAAAGCTACAGAATTCTACCGGTAGAATTGGGAGTTCTACCAATATAACTCTGGGTTCTATCGATACAACCTAGACTTCTATTAGTAGAACGCACCCCAGTGTGCAAGGTAGTTTTGGCCTGGGAGATCTACCGATATCCTGGTCTAATCTATCGATACAACCAAAGTTATACTGATACCTTGAGGACTTCTACCGAAACAAGTCAAGAGAATAGCCAAAGTTTAGCATCCCATGCACTTCTACAGATACTCTTATTGGTTTTATCGATACCAAATGAAACTCTCAGAGTTCTACCGATACAGAAGAACTTCTATTGATAGAACAAGCCTAATAGTTATATTTTGGAAAGACTTCTACTGATACAAGATTCTTTCTACCGGTACAACGAAGTTGTAGACAACATTTAATGCTGGTTTTTATGGATGCAATGACTTTAATTTGTTTCTAATGACTACAAACGTGCACAAGGTTTTTAGAGGACTTAAATACAAGGTCAAGGCTccccattgaacaaaataaagatAAGAAACAAGTACTTAACCTCCATGAACTCAATTTTCAATCTTTCTCAATCTTTCACTAAATATTTCTTGTAcactgttaggatcgtcccgattaagcaacgaacaagtaaaaatagtagaagaaattgagaagatgaacacacaaatttaacgtggaaaaacccctcaaaagaggataaaaaaccacgggcaaagataattttactataatggcaaaagaatgaagagtacaaaagatggagataaaaactaaaccccgaaaacccgaaaaataaagaaccctcaaacgtaaacacaaaattctctgaatgtgttatgagttctaatctaatgggtgtctcttaattctaagattgtaaaggagcctatttataggctaaattagtaagtcaaataaactatactaataaatgctaaatatattatgctaataaatactaaatcttctagaaagaaaatatatttttgtttaacttgacttgcaagcaatctcttagaatttgggtcacataattctaacaatctccaccttgacacgaattctttcaatgccatctttgccaaaacccgccacgggcctatcttgaactatgcagggaattaactgagtcgaatctatgcttagaagctggaagacttctagccttcgacttgtgcactgccaaatcaaaactaacccgggtctgattttcacgaatacagtgccctaacttttcaaaacctgcatccaaaagagaacctctcttcaacgaaacggtcatacctttttccctcttatgaccaagttgcctccgcttcaaatgagttgactttgactccgtaacggacgagggacgtccgatttcaccggtcactgtagaaccttccagaatataaagactgccggttcttttaccttttaacaaaacgagagctccacgagatactttaatgtcgctcgacttgatgttgattctgcatcctttcaagtctaaaatgctcaaggagatgagattctttcgtaaatcaggtacatacctgacatctgagagtgtcctaatcgtcccatcgtgtatcctaattttaacagtaccaataccgattattttactagatgaatcgtttcccatgtgcacaactccaccttcaactgaactgtatgtggagaaccattctctattgggacacatgtggaaagaacatcctgaatctaggatccactcagatgtaagcttggagttatcgctcgttgacactaacaagaaatcaccaccgccttcatcgaccaaattagcaccagctacatcttcctcgttactctcagcagctcttttatttcgcagtttataacaatctgctttgacgtgacctaactttttgcaatagcgacaccttttgtctcgtttctttgatgctaccaaaacggaagcttggctatctgctttgctattcaaatcaaactcattgtcaagtttgtctctactcaacaaatgacccttcacatattcgaacgagagtttgtctctgccataaatcagggtctccctgaaagacttgtatgaagagggtaaagagcacaataatagcatagcttgatcttcatcgtcaatatgaacctcaacgttctttaaatcatttaaaagagtaatgaattgactgatgtgatctttaagaagctcacctttgttcatgcgaaacgtaaatagacgttgtttcaacactaaacggttagccagagacttagtcgcataaagagtttctaaccttttccacaaggcgaatgaggtcttctccatcaatacctcctgcaatactgtattcgcgaggcacaactggattgcagacaaggccttttcatcaagctcttcccattctgtttgatttagattctcaggctttttccctgtaacaacctttttcaagccattttgaactagaattgccatcatccgaacttgccacagattgaaatttgtctcaccatcgaacttctcaatttcaaaccttgttgctgccatctctgaccgggctgatctatgaaagttaaactagctctgataccacttgttaggatcgtcccgattaagcaacgaacaagtaaaaatagtagaagaaattgagaagatgaacacacaaatttaacgtggaaaaacccctcaaaagaggataaaaaaccacgcgaagataattttactataatggcaaaagaatgaagagtacaaaagatggagataaaaactaaaccccgaaaacccgaaaaacaaagaaccctcaaacgtaaacacaaaattctctgaatgtgttatgagttctaatctaatgggtgtctcttaattctaagattgtaaaggagcctatttataggctaaattagtaagtcaaataaactatactaataaatgctaaatatattatactaataaatactaaatcttctagaaagaaaatatatttttgtttaacttgacttgcaagcaatctcttagaatttgggtcacacaattct is a window of Gossypium hirsutum isolate 1008001.06 chromosome D08, Gossypium_hirsutum_v2.1, whole genome shotgun sequence DNA encoding:
- the LOC107900790 gene encoding putative invertase inhibitor produces the protein MRQTLSSSFVTPLFLCIFFFFVSISTSHGLTATNDSLIRKTCKKCAQSDPNLSYNFCVTSLQAAPHSHYANDLRQLGKISITLLGRNVTNTRSHIKELLKNQKKMDPFVRSCLHDCFDLYSDAIPTTKQALQDYKAKHYDDANIDVSSVMDATTTCEDGFKEKEGLVSPLTKRNNDAFMLSAISLSIINMIRLNGDSI